Proteins from a genomic interval of Arthrobacter sp. CAN_C5:
- a CDS encoding LysR family substrate-binding domain-containing protein: MSEPQPSVLTVGFVPGVTPGKWVSRWRDRHPGKPLETLEYDAANQQSALRDGSVALGFVRLPVEREGLSVIPLYEEQPVVVAGKDHELSLFDEVPFAELAAENILDVLAHGGAKAAIELAATGAGVVIVPMSIARLYARRDAVYRPVLDVPATTIAVAWLAENTTEDIEEFIGIVRGRTERSSRQPSAKEPAKKEKKAQKTASKKQASGRAQSLSPKSGGSRKTPAGGKQQNPRGRKPGAGGRGRR; this comes from the coding sequence TGTGACCCCCGGCAAATGGGTCAGCCGGTGGCGTGACAGGCACCCTGGCAAGCCACTGGAAACCCTCGAGTATGACGCCGCCAACCAGCAGTCTGCGTTGCGGGATGGCTCGGTCGCCCTCGGCTTTGTCCGCCTCCCAGTGGAGCGCGAGGGGCTCAGCGTTATTCCGCTCTATGAGGAGCAACCGGTGGTGGTGGCGGGCAAGGACCACGAGCTTTCACTGTTCGACGAGGTTCCCTTCGCCGAACTGGCCGCTGAAAACATCCTCGACGTCCTCGCTCACGGTGGAGCAAAGGCTGCCATCGAACTGGCAGCAACCGGCGCCGGTGTGGTGATTGTGCCAATGTCGATTGCCCGGCTCTATGCCCGCAGGGATGCTGTCTACCGGCCAGTCCTGGACGTACCGGCCACCACTATCGCTGTGGCCTGGCTTGCCGAGAACACCACTGAGGATATCGAGGAGTTCATCGGGATTGTCCGGGGGCGAACCGAGCGTAGCTCGCGGCAGCCCTCGGCGAAAGAGCCGGCGAAGAAGGAAAAAAAGGCGCAGAAAACGGCCAGCAAGAAGCAGGCGTCGGGTCGGGCACAATCGCTTTCGCCGAAGAGCGGGGGGTCCAGAAAGACGCCGGCCGGGGGCAAGCAGCAGAACCCGCGCGGACGGAAGCCCGGTGCCGGTGGGCGTGGTCGCCGCTAG